From the Lactuca sativa cultivar Salinas chromosome 9, Lsat_Salinas_v11, whole genome shotgun sequence genome, the window agtgtccgcagttacgagggtcagctcagggagcttctcagggatCTGTCCCTGCTGCTgttcgagctacagagagtcggtcgGTGAAGGCCGAGactccgaaggctcgtgggagagccttccgGTTGACAGcaaaggaggtccgcgcagcacccgatgttgtggctggtatgtattctttcctctgtttattttgagtttatggtgttatgcttatgttgtgatatgcgtaggtacatttcttgtgtgttctgtacctgctttggtgttatttgacccgggtgcgagtcggtcttttgtgtcgttagcatttagtcagcacatcagtattcgttgtgaggcgttgagtcgacctttgtgagtttccatagcttacgagagagcagtgtatgccactgatgtgattcgaggatgtgtactcgagatcctcagcgttgagtttccgattgatttggtcccgattgctatgggagatgtctgtgtcatcgtgggcatggactgtttgagcaaatttggagcggttatcgactacgAGCGACAACTAGTGACCATACGATACCCTAgtaggggagttcttacggtttatggcgagggtacccgttctgggtcggcattttgttcagccgcgagagcgaggcagagtctacagcagggctgtagtgggtatgtggcttatgtgatggatacgagggtaggtgcagagagaccgaggtcggtcgatgaggtcctgatagtgcatgagttcccagatgttttccccgaggagttaccgggtgtgcctcccaagaggcaggtggagtgccgtatcgatttgattccgggggcagcacctatcaccaaggcgccctatcgccttgcacctccagagatgcatggagttatcctcgcagcttcaagagctgctgggaaaggggtttatacggccgagtagctcgccgtggggagcgccgatcctttttgtcaagaaaaaggatggttcacaccggatgtgcattgattaccgggagttgaacaagctgacggtcaaaaaccgttaccccttaccgaggatcgacgatttgttcgatcagttgcagggagcgtcttggttctccaagattgatttgaggtctagatatcatcagatgagggtgcgtgatgaggatatccagaagacatcgttcatgactcgttacgggcattacgagttcgtggtgatgctttttgggcttaccaatgcaccggcggcgttcatggatctcatgaacagggtgtgcaggccgatgttggatcgttcggtgatcgtgttcattgatgatatattggtgtattcgaggtccaaagagcagcatgaggagcatttgagggagatcctcggagttctaagatcagagaggctttatgccaaattctccaagtgcgatttttggttacgggaggtccagtttctaggacacctcgtcaaccataatgggatattggtcgatccggccaagattgaggcggtgatgagttgggaggtgacGAGATCCCCTTcgaagatcaggagtttcctggggttggctggttattatcggagattcatccatgattgttgttcctctcaccagactgacccggaagggcgtggctttcagttggggcccggagcagcaggcctcattcgagacacttcgtcaggtgcaaagccccagtgttggcccttccggagggaatggaggactttttggtatattgtgacacatcgatatcgggattgggtgcggtgctgatgcagagagggcatgtgatagcatacgcatcgaggcagctgaagcctcatgagacaaggtatcctactcacgatctggagttgggggctgtggtgttcgccctcaagatctggcatcactacttgtatggggttcggtgtactatatacacggaccacaagagcttgaagtatctgatggatcaacccatgttgaacatgcgtcagaggagatggttggacgtggtaaaggattatgagtgtgagatcctgtaccacccgagcaaggctaacgtggtagccgatgccttgagtcgcagggcagagagtgcccctttgcgagatgtttgtatgaggttgacagtgatgactacggtgttggacaccattcgggaggcccagctgGAGGCCATGAGATCGGAGAACCGCAAGCGAGAGCGGGTGATCGGACAGATATCTGAGTTCGTTGTCGATAGTCGGAGGCTTATGACcttcagggccggatttgggtgccatttgagggcgGGGCATGTGCCATTTTGTTGGAGGAGGTACAcaggtcgaggttttcgatccatcccaatttggacctgaaaaaagactattggtggccctatatgaagagggatgtggcgtggtttgtagagaggtgcttgacctgtcgcagggttaaggccgagcaccagtgtccacatggcaagttgcagccgcttgaggttccccagtggaagtgggaacaaatttccatggattttatcaccaaattgtcaagGACCGCGAGAGgcatcgatgcaatttgggtgattgtcgaccggctgacaaagagcgctcattttcttgctatcagtgagagctcttccgcagagaggctggcagaggtgtatgtgagggaggtggtattgcTACATGGTGTGCCGATCTCGTTTTTGTGCAGATcaggatgtgcgtttcacttccaggttctggaataatttccatgaggagttgggtactaggctgcatttcagtaccgcttagcacccacagacggacggacagagtgagcggacgattcagacgctcgaggacatgcttcgggcatgtgtgttggacttcggagggagttgggacacgtatctgcctttggctgagttttcctataacaacagccaccattcgagcattggtatgcctcccttcgagttattgtatgggaggaggtatcggactcccatttgttggggagacgtagggcagcgagtgatgggcaacacggagatagtgcttcagacgacagagcggATACAACAGGTTAGGCAGAGAttgctgacggcccagagtcgccagaaaagttaCACGGATAAgcgtcgatccgagctcgagtttcaggttggagattttgtactcctgaaggtgtctccttggaaaggagtgatccgatttaggaaaaggggcaagttggggccccggtacattggaccgttcagggtgatcgcgagggtgggcagggtagcatatcgattggagctacctatggagttgagccagattcatgataccttccacgtgtctcagctgaggaagtgtatagccgacgagtcggcggtggtgccattggaggatatccaggtggacgcggatctgaattatgttgagagaccgatcacgatcttggaccggaaggtcaaggttcGGAGGAACAAGGAGCTGCCTctagttcaggtccagtggcagcatcagagggggtccgagctgacttgggagccggagtcaaagatgcgggagcaacatctggagttgttttcggcatgagacttcgagggcaaagtctggtTCTAATaggggagaattttaacatcccaaaattcaggtaAGCTATTTGACCCTTCCATTTTGTCATGTTGTCAAGATTGGTCCCTTGTGAGTGTTCTTGTatcaaatgagtacgctgggtgtactgaggagtacgttgcgcgtactcatgcgcttaatttggacgcagactcgcctgggtacgctgggcgtaaggggtctagatgcaaaccctaaatgtttggTTTGTGCACgatttaaaggatgctaaggctcatttctcagcctccataccagagagtgaaaccttaagagagagccttccatcgtccttagcttgagtgtgtgtgttttggagctaaaagtgtcttggtgtgttagtgaagaagaaggacaagaGCTTATGaaggctagggcttgaagtgcaagtttggatttGAGATCTATAGTgaaaggagcttcatctagaggtataaagttcaaaactttcctctttatttggttagatgattgcatggaccatttctagggttaaaagtcctaaaggtggagactttatgagtgtaatgtactccatggacctagatctgtcccatttcagtgatatttgtgttatagatccatacagtttccatcttggtcggtgttatgaggtcatgcttgagttatgagctttctagagttgggaaatgAAATGTTatgggagttagtgacttgtccagccatgcaaagcttaaagtcaccaactttatggattaagaggcttagaaatggtcagatctagaagttggacgtgggtcttaactgtttaagacctcaagagcttagagtcTAAAACTGGGATTTACGCAGGGTGTAATCCCAGTACGTGCGGCAtaaggggtcgcgcaccccgTTTCTATGAGGACGTCGGGTACGCCaagcgtacatgtttggtacgcgcagtgTAACCCGGAGAGTTAACTTTTATTGAcgtttagggtttggtcaactttagggtctttgagccatgagaggggtaaaatgatcttttacccttctgagagtagtAAGAGAAGGAATAgtctatgtaacgcccgtagatccgggctagtcaacttagaaataataggggtcgaaaacgaattttgaaaaaagattatttagaataaataatcttaaccaggtcttataatatgtctcaagggttccgtacatataaagaacgccgaaatccgagttataatgaagaagttatggcccatcgaagttttatggcaaaaccggcacggcaccgggagacgtaaatagtgaatttttgataaaggactttttagccttatcgatccaaataaaagttgtagtatatattaaaccgagaacatacaaaaaaagaacgcccaaatctgacttcgtatgaggaagttataattttctaagatttggcatagtagtgcacgacccaaaactcgaattttagttcgatcaGTTTTtcgcctacgcgacctaaatgagaattgaagatctcattaataggcactcaacggtaaaaatacagacgaaaatagagtctgtatgtagaagttatgaattttacgcggatatttaacagtataatctcctcgtactgttaaatttaagatcggtcaagaattagccgacggagtcaaaatgaaagttgtagatcttatttttacctacgcgtggatataaagaacgtcaaaaacggatgtCGTATGTGAaaattacggattttagaagtcggaagtgtgttgtgcgaaaatgggtgatgtggcacaatcttggtcattgctttctccccaagtcttgccactagatggtgacatgtggcaccaagttcaaccattttcaccctataaatagaacctctcccaccctcattttcttcacacatttctcattctttcttctttttactctctctccagaacctctctctagccccgaaaccccctgaaaagcctagggaacctccctagcatgaggcggaagccctggagtgctcgacggctccgagaggaagagcttttcggctcgggaatgctgctccaagaaaagcccgattttctataaaactcgctgtaagtgagctacgcctattctatttttaatatatcatttatttaattatagtaacgttattaggaacttataataagtacttgggctattattatgggttatataagtattgtttaacgcttatataatagtaataatagctagactattaattagtctcgacaaataatagactaaactctagtggtaataatactaggtttcgtcgaaggaaattatttttaagaagcgaagctgtctgagttcagaatcaccacattttcaagtgagtgcatagtccctttcatgaacattattttaatacaagtatcgattgaagtattaaatatatgtttatgtgcgaattatttgatgttgtctgAGATACTTGTTAAtaaacatacctgattatatatgctgatttaggataaagagtaaacctaaattaattatgaggaatattgggtagtgttttcttacgagtacgagtgaattatactcaaagaataaaaccttagtatatgtcattaatccaggagcatggattagacataatcattgtccctagtccgagagtatggattaggcataatcattcatcattaatccgagagtatggattagtcattcgtccctagtccgagagtatggattaggtaaagtcgttcatttctgatctgggagtatggattaggtaaaacggctaatcttaggtccgagagtatgaatagtctcgttgtgaggatcgacggggtgggataagagttgtttatatatatggtgaaattgtatattttgtgagttttaaactatatatatggtataacattgtgggattgaaatccctatgtactcaccaggtttcccaacctgacccactcagtttatttatatcacaggtgttgatatgaagtcacattacactgagagattaaggagatataaatcactagtgataatgaatgtaagttatgtttatgcttatgtttctgtattgacgatgacatcccaaatgtttaaaaatgaataaaaatacttttcttcggaagtgctttgataacgtatttatcatgttttaatgggaacaaattccgcaacatttttattaaaagaggtactctgatttttataaagcataaacaaaatcggtcttttctggccatgaaaatggggatgtcacagtctagccttgagagatgtattgatttagagtgtttatttcatatgattaggcggaggctagatccgaTTTTATAGAGTTCGAGATTTACCAAgttacctgaggtgagtcttctcactatactttacctagagtggtaattagagttatgtgacagagtattttgcatgatgtgatttctatgtgatttatgctatgtatgttacaaagttttcagagttaggaccggaaggtccacagagttagggccagagggcccagaGAGttatgagactggagggtcccactgagacatattgaccagagggtcaaacaaagttatagcctcgagtggctaatatgtgttgtgtgtggtattttggggaactcactaagcatttatgcttacagtgttgtattatgtgtttcaggtaccagtgaggatcgcgggaaggcatcggcttgatcagtacacacatgaggagcttttatattttatgatcttgggatgtgacgTTATGAActgattatgtgatacaatgatattttataacaattattaatgaaagtgtgtttttaaaacgtgaaaaattatttgaaattttgggtgttacacaaaACTAATGCTTTTAGTCTCAAGACTTATTATTTTAGCCCAAAAACTCATTCCTTTAGGCCCAAAACTTTATCCCTCAAAGCTCAAGACCTTATCTCGAAACTGGATGTTATAAATATGTTGGACATGACACGCTAGACATAATACAATGATCGAGGTAACGACAAAGAgcaaaacacatacatacatacacacacactaaaCACTCGATGACTAACCTACTTTGAGAAAATCAATAAACAACCATGAGATGTCTTATAACATTGTCATCAATTATCTTAATAACATCATTTATCACGAAAGGTTGGTAATATAAATTGATATCCATATCGTTAATGCATGTCGGTATCCACCAAACTAACAAAATCATAATAATTTATATTTGCAGTAAAATATATAATATACTCTCTTTACTTTTAGGATATATATTGCATAACATCATTGATTTTCAGTCATGTTCCCCAACTATGCTAgagaccaatgttttaaaaaccggttttttagttgaaccggtttGGTGACAGGTTTCCGGTTCAACCGGTTCGATCGTCGGGTGAATCAGTttatatattttcatgttttctctattttcctacacatatgtacatatataaattatgaatttgatatTTACAAgttcaaatattaaaaatacatataaaataagTCGTAGTTGAatctaaatatattaaaataacacatagcCATAAGTATTAGTGTTTTATATCAATCCATATATGtcgaaaagaaaataaaatataatactgaaacgaaatatagttttagatgaatacaaaacacatcaaaaaactttataacatttatcatatgtttttatttagagaaaactaaataaatttgaaaaaaaatcaccaaagtttattatgtaaatgattCTTTTTCATGTCTTTTTATTCGATTTAACCGGTTTAACCAGGTTTTTCTAAAAAGCAGCCGGTTCAAAAATCAATATAAAACCAGTGATAGTTGAACTGCCACCTCCTTGGTTCTCGGTCACCAGTTTGACCGATCAGTTTAaactggtttttaaaacattgatagaGACCCCTAAATATATCACTTAAtgaattcattttgttttttcttAAGGTTTTTGAAGTTTTGTGGAAAATGTATTTCAAGATATTGAATGTATGTGGTAGACCATGGAGACAATGCTTATGAAATTTCAAACATATATGATATAAAAACCATCcgaaaaagaaatttttgaaGTATGTGATATATTTTTCGTTGATAACAGAAACATCTTGTCAACATAAAAAAACTTCCAAAACGAAGGAACTTAGTTCGGTACATTTTGTACAAAAATGCTTGCCCGAAATACGTTTTGTAGTTCAAAACTattaaagtttcaaacttgatgGTTGTTTAGTCGATTTATGAAGAAAAAATGATTAGTTTCTTATAACTATTTAAGTGAAGGGGTCAATTTTTTTAGTGAATATtcctttttttaaaattatttttaaaaaaacttttaaaaagtaTGGTATTAATCGTATCAGTTAGGTTAGGAGGCCCCGATCATGCCAAAATCTGTCCATCAACATTACTCATTTCCATACGCAAACAGACGAATACTACCGATCATTTCTACAAACACCTAACCTGCTACAAATATCAAAGCAAGAACTCGAATTAAGAAACACCGGAAGAAGAATGACGAGGTGGTGGGATAGTGCTCGGGACTTAAGACCACTGGTACACTTGCTGCTTCCACTCTGTTTTCACTGGGTTGCGGAGGAGATGACTGTTTCTGTGCTCGTTGATGTCACCACCGAAGCTCTTTGTCCCGGCGAAAACACCTGCTCTGAAGCTATTTACCTCAACGGCCTTCAACAAACTGTACGTACACACCCTCTCCTTTGATCATCAATTCATCATATTATAATATGCTCACTTGGGGTTTTTGCCTTCTTTTCTCTGTTTTTATTGCTGTTTTTATCAAATAATTAGTCTTTAACTGATAATACTAGTGTTCATATATTCATAATTTTATCCTTCTTTTTTCTGAGTGCTTTAACTTTTAATTGCGTTAATGTCAACGTATGTTGATTATGCTTAGCGTAGTAGGTGACTTCTGAATAGAAAAAGAAGCATGACTTGTTTAGGATAAAGATGATATAAAGAATTTGTATCACTTCTAAAGCTGAAAGTGACTGTGTTTGATCTCAAAAGTAATTTCCATTCTTTATATTTGAGTAAAATTATATAATAATCTAGTGGGCCATGAAGGGTAAATGACACATGGAATCTGACACTACTTGGTCTTGTTCTTTTTGTCTATTTGCAATTTTGTTCCTTTCTTTCATTTTCCTTTTCAAATGACAGAAAAATTATAATCTTGATATTTTTAAACTTACCCTTTTCTTCAAGATTGGATAAAAAGTAGAAAATTTGTGAAATAACAAAAAAGGAGGGCAATCACCAAGAATTAGGATTTTTCGAAAAATGACCACGACTTCCGCAGAGAGGGCCTCTGCGGAAGTCCTTTAGCTCTGAGGAACAAGAAAACTTTCTAAGAAAATGACGtgacgaaaaaaaaaaaactataaaatctTAATTTCGTAGAGGGTGCATCGTTCCACAAAGGTGACCTCTATGGATCTGTTCTTCAGAGAGTACCACCTCAGAGGAATTGTTATTCGTTAAAACATTGCTTAATAACGATCTTGTATTTATTTTCTTCTAAATCTAATGAGGTATCAACATTTAGCACATATCATGGATTCAAAATACAAACCATAAAACTACGTTTCTAAGTCTATTTATTCGATGATTTATAAGAAAACAAAAACCAGAATTGTTATTAGGCCATGTTTTAGCAAAAACAATTCCTCTGATAAGTACGTTTGAAGAACAGATCTGCAGCAAGCATCTTGTGGAACGATGCACCCTCTGCggaattaaaattttatattttttttttgtctttttctttGTCATGTCATTTCTTCAAAGAGTTTTCTTGTTCCTCATAGCTAAAGGACTTACGACTTTCGCAGAGGCCCTCCCTATGAAAGCCGTGGTCATTTTTCAAAAACTCATAATTCTTGGTCATTTTCTTCAAACAACTCTTCCTTTTTGATCATTTCACAAATTTTCTCTAAAAGGTAAGGGTTTGTTTATGTGCCTCTTACTGGGATCCGGTAAAATGGTGGGTTGATTCAATCAAACTTTGACTCAATCAACAACTATCAAAGTATTAAACGTCCCTtaacttttttttcttcttccaaTTTTATACTTTTAGATTGTAGGAATATTCAAGATGGTCATGCTTCCAATTCTTGGTCAACTTTCAGACGAACATGGACGCAAACCATTACTCCTCATTACAGTATCTACAACTATAGTTCCCTTTAGTAAGTCTTCTTTAATCATTTCTCATTTATATAGCCTTGAACTCTAATTAGCACTCACAATTGTCATTTTACTTAATTATCCGTCAGCCCTACTTGCCATCAATGAGTCAAGATCATTTGTGTATGCTTATTATGTTCTTCGAACAATTTCATACATTATTAGTCAAGGAAGTATTTTCTGCATTGCCGTTGCTTATGTGGTAAGACATCTCATTCATATATTACTACTTATTAAGTATGTGCAAgaaaattaaaagaattaataTTATTTGTCAATTTTTATAGGCAGATATTGTTGATAATAGAAAGAGGGTAGCTGTTTTTAGTTGGATTACCGGTCTATTTTCTACATCGCATGTTGTAGGAAACCTCCTCGCACGCTTTCTTCCTGAGGAGTACATTTTTCAGGTAGGATCGTAACATTGTATGGAAAAAACAGATGCTAGCAGTAAAGCTGAAAGTGAAGAAATGATAAAAGTCCGATGTAAATATTGTATGAAAAgcaaaacagaaacaaaaaaagCTAAAAGTTAAAAAAGGACAAaagtttattatataaaactaggaCCTTGTACTACTCGACTACCCTGATTTTATTGTAGTGGAATACACGATTGAATCATAAACTCGTTAAAGTTTTTGTGATTAGATTTGTTTTTATTCAGGTTTCGATAGCGCTTTTGATCTTTTGTCCGGTTTATATGGCAATCTTTTTGGTAGAGACGGTTAAGTCAACTCCAAAGGTTGACCAACATTCGTCTTATTTGAGTAAAGCACTCACAGTTGTTCAAGAACGTTATAAAACAATGAAATACGCTGTAAATATTGTATTCAACACGTATGATTTCAAAATTTATCATTTATTTTCCTTCTTTTTTGTCCTTTCCATTATGGTGAAAAATCACTCACTTGAGCACTTTCGGTTTCAGTCCAACATTGAGGGGTATTTCCGTCGTTTCCTTCTTCTATGAACTGGGAATGTCTGGCATCAGCACTGTGTTACTGGTATATTCTATATCTGTGAATTCACATTTCTTTTCTTTGTAACAAGAATCAATAAATTTCAATATAtaatcattttttaaaattttttaatctTGGCAGTATTATTTGAAAGCAGCATTTGGTTTTGACAAAAATCAACTTTCAGAAATCTTGAGCATGGTTGGTGTAGGTTCGATTGTTTCTCAGGTTTGTTCTTGTAcccttttataaaattaaaattctTGAAAGTTTCTATTGGTTTTATGTTGTAATCACTGAATTTTGATTAAATTACCATTTTGTCCTTTTCTTTTATCTAGTTGGTGGTGCTTCCTCTTGCTAATCCGTTGGTTGGAGAGAAAGTAATATTGTGCACAGGTTTACTAGCATCGATAGCTTATGTATGTTCGCTTTATTTTTAACATGATTTTGACAAAAAAATTGCAAAATCCAATATCTAATAATTATTACTTTATTAATTTTGTGTTATTTGCAGGCATTGCTTTATGGCTTCGCATGGGCTCCTTGGGTAATGACCATAACCCAAAATTAGTAAAGAAATACGTGATTTCTTTAGAGATCAAGATTTCTAATATTTTGTGAATTATGAACTTATATGACAGTTAAAAGCAAATGCTGACTTTTTTAAAATAG encodes:
- the LOC111913504 gene encoding uncharacterized protein LOC111913504 translates to MTRWWDSARDLRPLVHLLLPLCFHWVAEEMTVSVLVDVTTEALCPGENTCSEAIYLNGLQQTIVGIFKMVMLPILGQLSDEHGRKPLLLITVSTTIVPFTLLAINESRSFVYAYYVLRTISYIISQGSIFCIAVAYVADIVDNRKRVAVFSWITGLFSTSHVVGNLLARFLPEEYIFQVSIALLIFCPVYMAIFLVETVKSTPKVDQHSSYLSKALTVVQERYKTMKYAVNIVFNTPTLRGISVVSFFYELGMSGISTVLLYYLKAAFGFDKNQLSEILSMVGVGSIVSQLVVLPLANPLVGEKVILCTGLLASIAYALLYGFAWAPWVPYLSASFGVIFILVKPSTYAVISKGSRSRDQGKAQTFIAGVQSIASLLSPLAMTPLTTWFLSTNAPFDCKGFSIICASLCMVISLCFACSLKLESPPDDVDNLEAPLVS